One Aphelocoma coerulescens isolate FSJ_1873_10779 chromosome 4A, UR_Acoe_1.0, whole genome shotgun sequence DNA window includes the following coding sequences:
- the LONRF3 gene encoding LON peptidase N-terminal domain and RING finger protein 3 isoform X1, which translates to MGSHLPPRPEPQLVLQLAAGALQAQNLEAPGGGLGPEWQVLLGRADALAFGGRLHEALPLYQLASRHQQLRAEQLEKLVECLAQSVRIKEGLPAAGQPAAPREWDVFRCRKCQGFLFEPVSLPCGHTFCKKCLERDRAPESRCVLCKEAGGAAAGQLLRVNVILSNLLTKWFPCQVKASQLRHEGNLLYKEKKLQAALQKYNEAVSLAPNDHLLYSNRSQINSTLKACEDALHDAETACRLQPYWLKGHLRKGQALANLGKTEEALREFLFCLALDTGNKMAKSEAQKLLLSLFSLIPGNAQEHLPDILQLLSHHSRLKGNLLNSVGSGGTSHNLQRLLKVNVEEKKGFSIQEEPNVTTSGSLRKSIQITESKKDCLEEENKFTSMPESTFLISEKCSLLKRKCCSEEMRNAEVPCKLMKKDTVDTKGNSTGQHIPFEVVDPSDLDCSLCMRLFYEPVTTPCGHTFCLKCLERCLDHNPKCPLCKEGLSECLAMRKYCKTVLMEELIARYLPEELTERRKIYEEEIAELSNLNKNVPIFVCTMAYPTVPCPLHIFEPCYRLMIRRCMETGTKQFGMCISDPVKGFADYGCILEIRNVEFFADGRSVVDSIGKRRFKVIQHSQRDGYNTADIEYIEDQKVQGQEYVALLVLHDSVYDQAYMWFNSLKQALKSRILSHFGPMPAKDPDPQANPNGPAWCWWVLAVLPLENRAQLPFLAMKSLKDRLNGIRRVLTFMSRTRSR; encoded by the exons ATGGGCTCGCACCTGCCGCCGCGCCCTGAGCcccagctggtgctgcagctggCGGCCGGGGCTCTCCAGGCACAGAACTTGGAGGCACCGGGCGGCGGCCTGGGGCCCGAGTGGCAGGTGCTGCTCGGACGGGCGGACGCTCTGGCCTTCGGCGGGCGGCTGCACGAGGCACTACCGCTGTACCAGCTGGCGTCCCGCCACCAGCAGCTGCGCGCCGAGCAGCTGGAGAAGCTGGTGGAGTGCCTGGCGCAGAGTGTCCGGATCAAAGAGGGGCTTCCCGCCGCCGGGCAGCCCGCGGCACCCCGCGAGTGGGACGTCTTCAGGTGCCGCAAATGCCAGGGCTTCCTCTTCGAGCCCGTTTCCTTGCCTTGCGGACACACGTTCTGCAAAAAGTGCCTGGAAAGGGACCGGGCGCCCGAGTCCCGCTGCGTCCTGTGCAAGGaggcgggcggcgcggcggccgGGCAACTCCTGCGGGTCAATGTCATCCTCAGTAACCTGCTGACCAAGTGGTTCCCCTGCCAAGTGAAGGCTTCGCAGCTCCGGCACGAAGGGAACCTCCTCTACAAGGAGAAGAAGCTCCAAGCCGCCCTGCAGAAGTACAACGAAGCGGTCAGCCTAG CTCCAAATGACCACTTACTATATAGCAACCGGTCCCAGATTAACTCTACTTTGAAAGCTTGTGAAGATGCATTGCACGATGCAGAAACAGCATGCAGGCTCCAACCATACTGGTTGAAA GGTCACCTAAGGAAAGGACAAGCATTAGCTAATCTGGGGAAAACAGAAGAAGCTTTAAGGGAGTTTCTATTCTGCCTTGCTCTAGATACTGGGAACAAGATGGCCAAGTCTGAGGCCCAAAAG CTTCTACTTAGTTTGTTTTCACTCATCCCGGGAAATGCTCAGGAACACTTACCCGATATCCTGCAGCTGTTGTCACATCACTCTAGATTAAAGGGGAATCTCCTAAATTCAGTGGGATCTGGAGGCACCAGCCATAACCTACAAAGGTTGCTCAAG GTCAATGTGGAAGAGAAAAAGGGTTTTTCCATTCAAGAGGAACCAAATGTAACAACTTCTGGTAGTTTGAGGAAATCTATACAAATTACAGAGAGCAAAAAGGACTGtttggaggaggagaacaaATTCACCTCCATGCCAGAGTCTACTTTTCTCATCTCTGAGAAATGCAGCCTCCTGAAAAGGAAGTGCTGCTCTGAGGAGATGCGAAATGCTGAGGTGCCCTGCAAACTGATGAAGAAAG ACACAGTTGATACTAAGGGAAATAGTACTGGACAACATATTCCATTTGAAGTTGTGGATCCATCAGATTTGGACTGCTCCCTGTGCATGAG GCTCTTCTATGAACCTGTCACTACACCTTGTGGACACACCTTCTGTCTCAAATGTCTGGAGAGATGCTTGGATCACAACCCAAAATGTCCCCTGTGCAAGGAAGGGCTCTCAGAG TGCTTGGCTATGAGGAAATACTGTAAAACAGTGCTAATGGAGGAGCTTATAGCCAGATATCTTCCAGAAGAACTCACTGAAAGGAGGAAGATTTATGAAGAGGAAATAGCAGAGCTTTCCAA CCTAAATAAGAATGTTCCCATATTTGTGTGCACGATGGCTTATCCTACAGTCCCATGTCCTTTGCACATCTTTGAGCCGTGTTATCGGCTGATGATCCGGAGGTGCATGGAGACTGGCACCAAACAGTTTGGGATGTGCATCAGTGACCCTGTCAAGGG GTTTGCAGATTATGGCTGCATTCTGGAGATAAGAAATGTTGAATTCTTTGCTGATGGTCGCTCTGTTGTAGACAGCATTGGCAAGAGGAGATTTAAGGTGATCCAGCACAGCCAGCGTGATGGATATAATACAGCAGATATTGAGTACATTGAGGAtcaaaag GTACAAGGACAAGAGTATGTTGCATTACTTGTTCTCCATGACTCTGTCTATGATCAGGCTTATATGTGGTTTAACTCCCTCAAGCAAGCACTCAAAAGTCGAATTCTCAGTCATTTTGGTCCAATGCCAGCTAAGGATCCTGACCCACAG GCTAACCCCAATGGGCCAGCCTGGTGCTGGTGGGTCCTGGCTGTCCTTCCACTTGAGAACAGAGCTCAGCTGCCATTCCTTGCCATGAAATCCCTCAAAGACCGCTTGAATGGCATCAGACGTGTCCTTACATTCATGTCTCGTACAAGATCACGGTGA
- the LONRF3 gene encoding LON peptidase N-terminal domain and RING finger protein 3 isoform X2: MGSHLPPRPEPQLVLQLAAGALQAQNLEAPGGGLGPEWQVLLGRADALAFGGRLHEALPLYQLASRHQQLRAEQLEKLVECLAQSVRIKEGLPAAGQPAAPREWDVFRCRKCQGFLFEPVSLPCGHTFCKKCLERDRAPESRCVLCKEAGGAAAGQLLRVNVILSNLLTKWFPCQVKASQLRHEGNLLYKEKKLQAALQKYNEAVSLAPNDHLLYSNRSQINSTLKACEDALHDAETACRLQPYWLKGHLRKGQALANLGKTEEALREFLFCLALDTGNKMAKSEAQKVNVEEKKGFSIQEEPNVTTSGSLRKSIQITESKKDCLEEENKFTSMPESTFLISEKCSLLKRKCCSEEMRNAEVPCKLMKKDTVDTKGNSTGQHIPFEVVDPSDLDCSLCMRLFYEPVTTPCGHTFCLKCLERCLDHNPKCPLCKEGLSECLAMRKYCKTVLMEELIARYLPEELTERRKIYEEEIAELSNLNKNVPIFVCTMAYPTVPCPLHIFEPCYRLMIRRCMETGTKQFGMCISDPVKGFADYGCILEIRNVEFFADGRSVVDSIGKRRFKVIQHSQRDGYNTADIEYIEDQKVQGQEYVALLVLHDSVYDQAYMWFNSLKQALKSRILSHFGPMPAKDPDPQANPNGPAWCWWVLAVLPLENRAQLPFLAMKSLKDRLNGIRRVLTFMSRTRSR; encoded by the exons ATGGGCTCGCACCTGCCGCCGCGCCCTGAGCcccagctggtgctgcagctggCGGCCGGGGCTCTCCAGGCACAGAACTTGGAGGCACCGGGCGGCGGCCTGGGGCCCGAGTGGCAGGTGCTGCTCGGACGGGCGGACGCTCTGGCCTTCGGCGGGCGGCTGCACGAGGCACTACCGCTGTACCAGCTGGCGTCCCGCCACCAGCAGCTGCGCGCCGAGCAGCTGGAGAAGCTGGTGGAGTGCCTGGCGCAGAGTGTCCGGATCAAAGAGGGGCTTCCCGCCGCCGGGCAGCCCGCGGCACCCCGCGAGTGGGACGTCTTCAGGTGCCGCAAATGCCAGGGCTTCCTCTTCGAGCCCGTTTCCTTGCCTTGCGGACACACGTTCTGCAAAAAGTGCCTGGAAAGGGACCGGGCGCCCGAGTCCCGCTGCGTCCTGTGCAAGGaggcgggcggcgcggcggccgGGCAACTCCTGCGGGTCAATGTCATCCTCAGTAACCTGCTGACCAAGTGGTTCCCCTGCCAAGTGAAGGCTTCGCAGCTCCGGCACGAAGGGAACCTCCTCTACAAGGAGAAGAAGCTCCAAGCCGCCCTGCAGAAGTACAACGAAGCGGTCAGCCTAG CTCCAAATGACCACTTACTATATAGCAACCGGTCCCAGATTAACTCTACTTTGAAAGCTTGTGAAGATGCATTGCACGATGCAGAAACAGCATGCAGGCTCCAACCATACTGGTTGAAA GGTCACCTAAGGAAAGGACAAGCATTAGCTAATCTGGGGAAAACAGAAGAAGCTTTAAGGGAGTTTCTATTCTGCCTTGCTCTAGATACTGGGAACAAGATGGCCAAGTCTGAGGCCCAAAAG GTCAATGTGGAAGAGAAAAAGGGTTTTTCCATTCAAGAGGAACCAAATGTAACAACTTCTGGTAGTTTGAGGAAATCTATACAAATTACAGAGAGCAAAAAGGACTGtttggaggaggagaacaaATTCACCTCCATGCCAGAGTCTACTTTTCTCATCTCTGAGAAATGCAGCCTCCTGAAAAGGAAGTGCTGCTCTGAGGAGATGCGAAATGCTGAGGTGCCCTGCAAACTGATGAAGAAAG ACACAGTTGATACTAAGGGAAATAGTACTGGACAACATATTCCATTTGAAGTTGTGGATCCATCAGATTTGGACTGCTCCCTGTGCATGAG GCTCTTCTATGAACCTGTCACTACACCTTGTGGACACACCTTCTGTCTCAAATGTCTGGAGAGATGCTTGGATCACAACCCAAAATGTCCCCTGTGCAAGGAAGGGCTCTCAGAG TGCTTGGCTATGAGGAAATACTGTAAAACAGTGCTAATGGAGGAGCTTATAGCCAGATATCTTCCAGAAGAACTCACTGAAAGGAGGAAGATTTATGAAGAGGAAATAGCAGAGCTTTCCAA CCTAAATAAGAATGTTCCCATATTTGTGTGCACGATGGCTTATCCTACAGTCCCATGTCCTTTGCACATCTTTGAGCCGTGTTATCGGCTGATGATCCGGAGGTGCATGGAGACTGGCACCAAACAGTTTGGGATGTGCATCAGTGACCCTGTCAAGGG GTTTGCAGATTATGGCTGCATTCTGGAGATAAGAAATGTTGAATTCTTTGCTGATGGTCGCTCTGTTGTAGACAGCATTGGCAAGAGGAGATTTAAGGTGATCCAGCACAGCCAGCGTGATGGATATAATACAGCAGATATTGAGTACATTGAGGAtcaaaag GTACAAGGACAAGAGTATGTTGCATTACTTGTTCTCCATGACTCTGTCTATGATCAGGCTTATATGTGGTTTAACTCCCTCAAGCAAGCACTCAAAAGTCGAATTCTCAGTCATTTTGGTCCAATGCCAGCTAAGGATCCTGACCCACAG GCTAACCCCAATGGGCCAGCCTGGTGCTGGTGGGTCCTGGCTGTCCTTCCACTTGAGAACAGAGCTCAGCTGCCATTCCTTGCCATGAAATCCCTCAAAGACCGCTTGAATGGCATCAGACGTGTCCTTACATTCATGTCTCGTACAAGATCACGGTGA